In Rattus norvegicus strain BN/NHsdMcwi chromosome 1, GRCr8, whole genome shotgun sequence, a genomic segment contains:
- the Hikeshi gene encoding protein Hikeshi isoform 2 (isoform 2 is encoded by transcript variant 2), with protein MLGTIPFPEGMGGSVYFSYPDSNGVPVWQLLGFVTNGKPSAIFKISGLKSGEGSQHPFGAMNIVRTPSVAQIGISVELLDSLAQQTPVGSAAVSSVDSFTQFTQKMLDNFYNFASSFALSQAQMTPNPSEMFIPANVVLKWYENFQRRLAQNPLFWKT; from the exons ATGCTGGGAACAATCCCATTTCCTGAGGGGATGGGAGGATCTGTCTACTTTTCCTATCCTGATTCAAATGGGGTGCCAGTATGGCAGCTCCTAGGATTTGTCACGAATGGGAAGCCAAGTGCCATCTTCAAAATATCAGGTCTTAAATCTG GAGAAGGAAGCCAGCACCCATTTGGAGCCATGAATATTGTGCGAACCCCATCTGTTGCCCAGATTGGAATCTCGGTGGAGTTGTTGGACAGTTTGGCTCAGCAGACTCCCGTAGGCAGTGCCGCTGTGTCCTCGGTTGACTCCTTCACACAG TTCACACAGAAGATGTTGGACAACTTCTACAATTTTGCTTCATCATTTGCTCTCTCTCAGGCCCAGATGACACCAAATCCATCGGAAATGTTCATCCCAGCAAATGTGGTTCTGAAATG gtATGAAAACTTTCAAAGACGACTAGCACAGAACCCTCTCTTTTGGAAAACataa
- the Hikeshi gene encoding protein Hikeshi isoform X1: MNIVRTPSVAQIGISVELLDSLAQQTPVGSAAVSSVDSFTQFTQKMLDNFYNFASSFALSQAQMTPNPSEMFIPANVVLKWYENFQRRLAQNPLFWKT, translated from the exons ATGAATATTGTGCGAACCCCATCTGTTGCCCAGATTGGAATCTCGGTGGAGTTGTTGGACAGTTTGGCTCAGCAGACTCCCGTAGGCAGTGCCGCTGTGTCCTCGGTTGACTCCTTCACACAG TTCACACAGAAGATGTTGGACAACTTCTACAATTTTGCTTCATCATTTGCTCTCTCTCAGGCCCAGATGACACCAAATCCATCGGAAATGTTCATCCCAGCAAATGTGGTTCTGAAATG gtATGAAAACTTTCAAAGACGACTAGCACAGAACCCTCTCTTTTGGAAAACataa
- the Hikeshi gene encoding protein Hikeshi isoform 1 (isoform 1 is encoded by transcript variant 1) yields MFGCLVAGRLVQTAAQQVAEDKFVFDLPDYENINHVVVFMLGTIPFPEGMGGSVYFSYPDSNGVPVWQLLGFVTNGKPSAIFKISGLKSGEGSQHPFGAMNIVRTPSVAQIGISVELLDSLAQQTPVGSAAVSSVDSFTQFTQKMLDNFYNFASSFALSQAQMTPNPSEMFIPANVVLKWYENFQRRLAQNPLFWKT; encoded by the exons ATGTTTGGCTGCCTGGTGGCGGGGAGGCTG gTGCAAACAGCTGCACAGCAAGTGGCAGAGGATAAATTTGTTTTTGACTTGCCTGATTATGAAAATATCAACCATGTTGTGGTTTTTATGCTGGGAACAATCCCATTTCCTGAGGGGATGGGAGGATCTGTCTACTTTTCCTATCCTGATTCAAATGGGGTGCCAGTATGGCAGCTCCTAGGATTTGTCACGAATGGGAAGCCAAGTGCCATCTTCAAAATATCAGGTCTTAAATCTG GAGAAGGAAGCCAGCACCCATTTGGAGCCATGAATATTGTGCGAACCCCATCTGTTGCCCAGATTGGAATCTCGGTGGAGTTGTTGGACAGTTTGGCTCAGCAGACTCCCGTAGGCAGTGCCGCTGTGTCCTCGGTTGACTCCTTCACACAG TTCACACAGAAGATGTTGGACAACTTCTACAATTTTGCTTCATCATTTGCTCTCTCTCAGGCCCAGATGACACCAAATCCATCGGAAATGTTCATCCCAGCAAATGTGGTTCTGAAATG gtATGAAAACTTTCAAAGACGACTAGCACAGAACCCTCTCTTTTGGAAAACataa